AAGTAGCTATGCCCGAGGTTGAGCACTACTTTTTCATCTTCGATGTGCATAGAATCGATGAGGTAGGAGAATTTCTCAGCGGCCAATGGGAAGTCTCCTTTGAGGTAGGCTTTTTCTCCTTCCTTTTTGAGGGAGTTGATCTTAGCGATATCTTGATCTCCGATACTGACCCAAACCAAAAGTACCAATAGCCAATTCATCATACTGTTAGTGTTTTTGTTTTTACCAATAGATCAATGAGTAGGAGTAGGAGGGCTAGTGCGAGGAAGTAGTAGTACTTGTTGGCTGAGACGTCTACTTGTTTGGCATCTCTGAGTTCGCCCTCGATGTCTCCGATGGTGTTGATGAGTCTTTCTACATCGTTTCGCTTGTCATTGATTTCAAAATAACTTCCGTCTGTCGCTGTAGCGAGTTGTTTGAGAGATACAGGGTTGAGTTTCGATATGACATCTTGTCCTTGGTTGTTTTTCTTGAAGCCATTGCGTGTCATGATTTTGCTGCCGTGAGAGGTGCCTATGCCGAGGGTAAATAGCTTGATGCCTTTGTCTTCTATTTTTTTGGCGATGGACTCGGTGTTTTCACCGAAATCTTCTCCATCACTGATGAGTATGATGATCTTGGATTTTTGACGCGTGACAGAGCTTTCTTCGTCGGTGATTTTTTCTAAAGCTAGGCCGAGTGGAGGGCCAAAGTCCGTGCCCGTGTTGGGGACAAGGTTGGTATTGAGTGTCTCAATGAACAGGTTGAGGGCGCTTTTGTCGTAGGTCAATGGGCACTGGATGTATGCCTCATTGGAAAACATAATCAACCCAATGCGGTCAGAGTTGAACGCTTCGACGATCTCCTTGAGTTCGAATTTGATTTTTTCTAGTCGGCTGGGCTGCACGTCAAAGGCGTTCATGGATTCGGAGAGATCCACACACATGAAGATGTCCTTGCCGATGGACTTGACTTCTTTCTTGGTTTGGCCAAAAGAAGGCCCCATGAGCGCAGCAATGAATAGTCCAAAATAGGTGCTTCTCAATAGGATTTTGTAGAAGACACGGCGGTACCCAGAACGCAACGCTCTAGCCGCACGAATGGTACGGGCCAAATAGGCCAAATAGAATAGCGCAAAGAGCGCAATGAAGATCAATTCGAGGGTACCGAGTGTACCTGTCCATACCATATGCTGTTGCCAATTTTAGAACCAAACAAATATAAATAGCCAAGCGCCAAGACCCAATTGCAGCGTCCTATTTAACAAATTTTAGCATTCGTCAATATACCGCAGACGACTAGATCTCGGTGAGATTGAGAAACAGTATTCCTGTGGGTTCGACTCCCGCTTTTTGGGCTTTCTTTTTGGCTTTTTGCGTTCTTTTTTTGATGAAGTTCAAGCTCTTATACTTGCTGTAGTAGCTCTTGAAATTGAGCTTGTCTTGTACCATCCATTGTTCGTAGGTAGCGAGGTTGTCTCTGAATTCCTTGTTTTCCAAATTGGGACTGTTGGGGGATTCGATTTTGTACTCGTTGAGGATGGCTAGGATGTACATGAGCTTTTGCTGAAGGATGAAGGTTTGTTCTCGAATCGAGCCAAACTTGCCTAGGTCGTTGAAACCAAAGGCGTTGATACCGGTAGTGATGGCTGCCATGATACCGACGAAAGGTACCAGTTCGCTGGCCGTCGAACCGTCCTCAAAGACATTGCCACTGGCTGTATATACGGCCAAAAACATGGAGGTCACGGAGAGACCTTTTTTGAGACTTTGTACTTTGTTTTCTCGGTCTTCCATCTGTGTATGGATCTGAGACAGCAGCTCGATGAGGTGGACAGCATCATTGCGGTAGTCGAGGTAGGTCTCGTAGGTGACTTCTGTGTTTTCGCGGTGTTCTACGGTGATGGTGAAGGCTTTTTGATCGACATAGCCATGTGGGTCTCGTACGACGAGGAGCATGTCAAACTTGCGAGGCTGCATTTCTATTCCTACGATATCAAAACTGGGAGTCCAGTGGATGGATAGGAGATTGTTTTGAAAGTCCCATACCATGCCTTCGGGTGCTCCGATGATGTCTACTTCTAGGTCGGAGAATTGGTCGTTTCCATCTTGAATGAATACTTTTTTGTCCAAGGTGATGCCTTCGTACAATTTTTCATTTTGTAGGTTGAGGATTTTTGGAGGTTCGTTTCGGATGCTTTTTCGGACCAAAAAAGTCTTGGAAATGGTGTTTGGGTTTTCGGGCCCTCGCTCGGTCACCTCCACGGTGACTTCCATAGGGAAGTAGCTGCGTAGGCGGTGGATTTCGTCACTGTTGACTTTCCAGGTGAATAGGCCCTTTTCGGAGAGTCTTGGGTTTCCTATTTTGCTGGGGATGATGAGTCTGTATAGGAGTGAATCATGATCCATATCCTGGGCAGAGAGGTCGATGGAGAGTTGCTCACCATCACTGATGTAGTACTCGTCGAGCACGGGAAACTTGAAGTAGGGCAGGTGGTTGTTGCTGCTGAGCGCAAAGAGTAGTACTTTCTGTGTTTTGATGTTGTTTTTGTTTTTCGCGACAAGCGTCAAACGATAGTATTTTTCATTGATTTGATCCTGATTGGGAGACCATTTCAGTTTGAGACTGTTTTTGGTCGTGTCCAGTTTGACGTTATGCAGTGACTTGAGGTCAATGTTTTCGTTGAAGTAGTAGTCTAGTGTGACGTCTGAAGAGTCGTTGGTCAGGGTACTGTGAGCACGAACATCTAGGTGGAAGTCCATGGTGGGGTTGATGCGGTAGACTCCATTTTGTAAGGTAGCACTGCTTTTGATGTCAATGACCGGCGCAGTGTTGGGCTGCTGCAGCATGACGAATAGGGATTGAGCATCGACCATGGTGTCATCTACATAGAGGTAGAATGTAATGGCTGTGTTGGGTTGGTTGTAGTAGGCTGGGACGGCCCAAGAGAAGCGAAGTTGATCGTCAAGAGTAGCTCCTTCGGGTGCATTTTGCATGCTGACTGTGCCGGCTTGTGTAGTTTTTTGGATTTGAAATTGTACCGTTCGGCCTGCCTGTGTGACGATGAAGTTGTTCTCGAGAATGAGTTTGAGGCTATCGTTGCTTTGAGCGGACAGGAAATTCGATAAAAATAACAGGTTGATTAATGCGAGTAATCTAAATTTTATCATGAGTCTTTCGGTACAAAAATGTTTTGCTTCGTGAGTATGTTTTTTTCGAAGCACTACTAAGAAAAAATTATGCCATTTTGGTGTGGTTTGGTGAATGGTGGGGATGTTCTAGTTCATGTTGTTTGCTAAATGATCAAATATCTGGGGGTTGGGTGATTTTAGGTATTGAGCCAATGCCAAAATTTTTGTACGATGTTGGCGCTCTTTGGTTTTTTTTGGCTGGATGTTTTAGGGGTGGCTTTCTTTTTTTTGACGACCTGGCTTTTGGGAGCAGTGGACACCTTGGATTGGTAGTATTGTGTCTTGGCCTCTTTTTCCTTTTTGAGCTTGTGGGCGAGTTGTTTTTTTTCTGCCTGTTCTTTTCGTCTGCGTTCTGCTTCTACGCTGTTGATTTGCGGTTTTTTCCTTTGTTGGTTCTTTGTTCGGTTGTTGCGTCGCGGTTTGCGAGAGCTTTCACGTGAGGGACCACTTGTGTAGAGGATGGTGTCTGGATCGAGAGGTTTGTTTTTTGCTTCTGCCTTTTTCTTGGCGATTTCTTCTGGGGTCTTGGGTTTAGGCAATTCTATTTTTCCTTTGATCGTCAAGCCTTGTAGCGGTTTGGCTTTGGCCGCTCGGATCAGTTGTACGGACTCGTCGTGTGCGGCCAATTCTGCACGTGCTTCGATGAATGTGCCGTCTTCTTGCTCTATTGGCTCGTATTCTTTGGGTTCCTCTTCGTTTTGAGTTGTGGTATCTTGTGTATCGGATCCAGCGAATGTCTCCTCTGTTTCCTCAGGCTCTTGCTCTTGTATTATAGAATCCAGGCCTTCTTCGATTTCTTGGGAGGGGTGTGTTTCTTCAGGTATGGGAGGGTTTTCGTTAGCAGTGGGGTCTACCGTAGGGCTGTCTTCTATGGGTAGGGGGGCTGCTGTAGCAGCGACGTGCTGTTCGTCAATCGCGGGGTTGGTAGCTACAGTTTCAGTGACGGGGATGTCCTGCCCATCGATTACGGGTGTTTCCTCTTTGGCAAACTGAAAGGCTTCCTGAACGAGTGCCACTGTTTCTTCGGATAATTTGGAGTTGCTCCCTTTGGATACATCAATCCCTTTTTCGGTTAGGAACTTGGAAAGTTGCTTGGGCGTTAGTTTTATTTTTCTTGCTAGGGAACTCAGTCTCATACTTCAATCGGTCGTGGCATTATAGATAGCACAAATATAATGGTCGAATAAAAAAATCAAGGCCAATAGACTAAGTAGTATCGAAAGAAGACAAGAAAAAGGGGTGATTTTTTAGTTCTTTTTTCTGATTTGGGGTCAAATGGTTGTCTTTGATGATGATATCGATCGAAAGAGGTTTTTTGGCACGACCGATAAGGCCAGGTCGAACGCTGGATAGGAGTGTGCGAAGTGGGGATTTTTTGTCCGCTAGAATCATCGCGGTGTAGGTTCCTGTTTTGGCCAGAAGGGTCTCAATCCATGGTGCAAGAATATGCTCATGACCAGGTCGTATGTAGAGGTAGTCTAGAGCAAGGAAGCGATAGTTGCGGCAGATCAGTCGATTAAAGAGGGGGAGTTTGCCGAGGATGTTTAGGAGTATTTTGCCCGAAAGGGCGGGAAGACTGTGTACGATCCAAGATTCAGGGTTGGCTTGTGCGCCTGCGAGGATTTGTCCTGATGCGTCACGGACGACGTAGTATTGCTCTCGGTAAAATAGATTCTCAGTAGAGTAGGAAGAGTAGCGGGCGTAGTAGGTATGTAAGAGTTTTTTTACCTCTTCGTGATCGATGGAGTCGATTCGCTGGCAGTTGAGCCGCTCCTTTGGGAAGAGGCGACCAAGCATGTGTGTGTTGAAACTTCGAATTTTTTCAAAGCCAAATTCTTCGCACAAGAGGGCGGATCGGACATTGTTGGGGTCGACATAGGCATAGAAGTAATTGGGATGGGATGGATTTGGCATGATTTCTTGCCCAGACAGCACGCTGTGCACTTCTGTTTTGATGCTGTTTTTTTTGGAGTGGACGGTCGTTTTGCGGTGATTGACACGCAGCTGGTCCAAAAAAGAGAAATAGCGTACGTAGAAACTAGTGACGGGCTGTTGGTCGAGTCTGCTGCTGCGCTCACAAAAGCAGCAAACGCCCAAGGTGCGGTGTGATTTGGAGAGGGATAGCAGGTGTGGTCGAGTGATATGGCTGAGTTTGTCACGTGTGGACAATTGCTGGTAGACAGGAGATTCATTGGGCGTACCGATTCGATTTTGGGCGAGTAGTGCTTTGGCTTCTTCGCCTATGGATTGGCTGATATGTAGTAGTCGTAGGGGCATGAAGGGGGTAAATGTTGCTAGGCTCTGTTTTGTGATATATCGTGTCGAATATAAAGTATCGTTTTCAAAGTTTCTAAAAAGAAGGATAAAGGGAAGCTGTCATATGTTGATCAGTCATATGGAACTATTCTCGCTACGACGGGGTTGAAACAGTGATTTGCGCAAGTCGCACATTGATAAAAACTATAATTCAATCCAAATAAACACGATGAAAGTAGAGCAAGGACAAAAAGCACCTGATTTTAACGTACAAGATATTTATGGCAAGACAGTGCGACTGTCGGATTTTAAGGGGAAGAAGGTGCTCTTGAGTTTCTTTAGGGATGTGAGTTGTCCTTTTTGTAATTTGAGGGTGCGAGATCTCTCCAATCGGCGTGAGCAACTGGAGGCAGAGGGGCTTCAGATGATTTTCTTTTTTGAGAGCTCGGCGGAGGTATTGACCAACAGTCTTTTGCATCAGAAGGCTTCTCCGATACCTTTGGTAGGAGATCCTGACAAGGCCATCTATGCGCAGTATGGTGTCGAATCATCAGCGCTCAAGATGATGAAGACGTTTTTTCAAACTGGTGCGATATCGGCCATGAAAGATGGTGCAACGATAGAGGTGGCACAGACCAAAGATAAAGCGAGTATGACTTTGATTCCTGCAGACTTTTTGATCGATGAAAAACAAATGCTTCATACTGCTCACTACGGGGGACATATTCGTGATCATATCACGGTCAGCGAATTAGAAAAATTTGTAAAGTCTTAGTAGCTTGTTGGTTTGAGGAGGCGCTAGGCGTCAAACTGACAGACTATGGAGATGAGAATTAGACAGGTCATATATCTTTTGTTGGGACCAGGCGCTGTACTGGTTTTGTGGGTAATGGGTCGGCCAGAGACCATGACCGAAGAGGCTTTTGCGGTGCTGTGTGTGACGGTGTGGATGGCGAGTTGGTGGGTGACCGAAGCTGTACCGATTGCTGTGACAGCCCTGCTGCCTATTGTTTTGTTTCCAATGACTGGAGCGATGGATATTGCATCGACGACTGCTGCGTTTGGACACAAATATGTCTTCTTGTATTTGGGAGGTTTTGTGTTGGCTATTGCCATCGAACGCTGGGGGCTACACCGTCGCGTCGCTTTGTTTTTGATCCATTTGATTGGGACCAATGTACAAGGTATAGTATTGGGGTTTATGGTTGCGACGGCTTTTTTGTCTATGTGGATCTCCAATACGGCCACCTCTGTGATGATGCTGCCTATTGGTATGGCGATTGTGTCGCAGTTCAAACACAATGCCGGTGAAGATCATCCCGATACCCAGCGCTTTGGCAAGGTACTCATGCTGGCGATCGCATACAGTGCATCGATAGGAGGAGTGGCTACTCTGATCGGTACACCGCCCAATCTAGTGCTAGCTGGTGTGCTCGAACAAACCTATGGTGTGAAGCTGAGCTTTTTTCAGTGGTTGCAGCTTGGGTTACCGATATCGGTATTGCTGTTGGTAATCTGTTGGTGTTATTTGACTCATCATGCTTTTCGCTTTTCGCAAAAATCATTTCCAGGAGGTAGAGAGGAAGTCAACCGTATGCGTGGTGCCCTGGGCAGGATGAGTACCGAAGAAAAGCGCGTACTCGTGGTGTTTGTGTTGACCGCTTCGGCGTGGATGTTTCGTTCGCTGTTGCAGCGATGGGTTCCGGCACTCGATGATACGATCATCGCGATGATAGCTGCTTTGGTGCTGTTTGTGATTCCCGCTGGTAGTGAGAACCGAAGATTGATTGTGTGGGAAGAAGCGGTGAAGTTGCCTTGGGGTATTATTTTACTCTTTGGGGGAGGCATGGCGTTGGCCAAGGGGTTTGCTGTGACGGGACTTGCTCAATGGATCGCTGCGCAAATGACTCAGCTAGACGGGGTTTCTTTGTTGGTGCTGATACTGATCCTTGTGACGATGGTCAACTTCCTCACAGAGGTGACTTCTAATCTAGCTACTACTGCGATGCTCCTGCCTGTGCTTGCACCGATGGCGCTGGCGTTTGACCTGCATCCATTGATGATCATGGTGCCTGTGACGATCGCCGCATCTTGTGCCTTCATGTTGCCCGTGGCTACCCCACCCAATGCCGTAGTGTTTGGGGCAGGATATCTACAGATCAAAGATATGCTGCGAGCGGGCATCTGGCTCAATTTACTGTCTGTTTTGTTGATTACCCTGTTTGTTTACTTTCTGCTTCCTCATGTTTGGGGTATTGATCCCCATGTTTTTCCTGTGGATTTCATGAGGGAATAAGGGATGTCGAAATTGCTTTTTGATATTCCTTATTCCGACCGTTTAGATCCTGTTTTAGAAAGATGTGAGGGGTCGCTACATCACAAAAGCATTGACGAATTTTGGGCCATGAATCTCGCAGTGATTTTGGATCAATCTCTCAGAAATACAGAGTGATCCTATGTGGCGGTCGATTCACAAAGCGACAAACAAAAAAGCTCGGCACATGCCGAGCTTTTTTGTTTGTCGGGATGACAGGATTTGAACCTGCGACCCCTCGCCCCCCAGGCGAGTACTCTACCGGACTGAGCCACATCCCGAAACTATGAAAAGGTTCTTTTCATGAGGCTGTAAATTTATAGTGATCGAAGGCTAATCTACAAGCGAAATGAAAAAGAAAAAGCCACTCTAGAGAGTGGCTTTCAAAGTCGGGGCGGCAGGATTCGAACCTGCGACCCCCTGGTCCCAAACCAGGTACGCTAACCGGACTGCGCTACGCCCCGAAACCGACTGCCACCGGTTATTGTTGGCAATCTTTGTGATCCGCTCAGGACTCGAACCTGAAACCTACTGCTTAGAAGGCAGTTGCTCTATCCAGTTGAGCTAGCAGACCGTGATCATTTTTGCGGAGAGAGGGGGATTCGAACCCCCGGAACGGTTTAACCCGTTCGCATGTTTAGCAAACATGTGGTTTCAGCCACTCACCCACCTCTCCGGGACAATAATCTCCCTCGTTTTCCTTGAAGTTTTGTGTACCTCTCAAAAACGAGATGCAAATATAGCATAACAATTTCGAGAACTGCAAAGCGGAATTGAAAAATAGGCCAAAAAAAGAGAGAATATTTTATAAGCCTTTGATTCCGTTGATTTTACTGTTCTTACAAAATTTCGAGTACGTTTTCAGGTGGTCGTCCGATGATCGCTTTTCCATTTTTGATCACAATCGGACGTTCGATCAAAATTGGGTTTTGGACCATGATATTGATCCATTCCTCGTCGTTGTGTTTTTGGTTTTTATATTGCTCTTTGAATATTTTTTCACCTTTTCGGATGAGCTCTAGAGGAGTGAGACCGAGCAGCGATAGGACCTCTGACAATTCCTCCTTGCTTGGTACGGTTTTGAGATATTCGATGATTTCGATATCCTCGTTGTGTTCTTGGAGTAGGGAGAGGGTGTTTCTGCTTTTTCCGCAGCGGGGGTTGTGATATATTTTAGTCATTTGTAGTTTGTTTGGTGGGGCCTTGGAGCTGGGTAGTGATCAAGGTCACAAGCCCTATACCAAAGAAGATCGTCATGAATAGGATAGAATTTCTCATCGTGCCTGTGAGGCTGAGGATGTATCCGTAGGTGAAGGTCCCCAGTACGGTGGCGAGCTTTTCAGTCACGTCGTAGAAACTAAAGTAAGACGCGGTATCTCTGGTGCCTTCTGGGATGAGTTTGGAGTAGGTCGATCGAGAGATGGATTGGATCCCTCCCATGACGAGTCCAAGCAATGCTGCCAAGCCATAGAAGGCAGTCTTGTCGTGGATCAAATAGGCAATCACACAGATGCTGAGCCAGATCACTACAGCGATGATGATTGAGGTCTTGTTTCCTTTTTTGCTGGAGATCCCCGAGAAGAGGTAAGCCCCCGCTATGGCCACCAGTTGGATGATGAGGATGACAAGAATCATCTCGACGGATTCCATACCGATCTCTTGTGCAGCGAATAGTGGAGCGAGGAGCATGACGGATTGGACCCCCATGCTGTAGAAGAAGAAGGACGAAAGGAACCGTATTGAATGAATGTTTTGTTTGAGATTTTTAAAGACTTTTTGGAGTTCTCGAAATCCTGAGCTGAGGACTGCGGAGGTGATTTTGTTTTTGGTCGGTTGATCTTTGAGTTTAGCGAAAGCGATATGAGCAAAGCCAAACCACCACAGCCCGACGATGAGAAAGACGAATTTGGTGGCACTCCCTGCTCCGTCAAAACCAAAGGTCTCAGGCATCTGGACGAGTACCAAACTCACGATGAGCAAGAGGACACTGCCAATGTATCCCATGGAGAATCCCCGAGCACTGACTTTGTCCATCATTGATTCTGAGGCGATTTCAGGTAAAAAAGCGTTGTAGAATACTACGGAAGAAGCATAGCCGATGCTAGCGGTCATTGCTAGAAGGATGCCGAGCTCGATGTTGCTCCCGTCGAAAAAGAACAAGCCCATGCAGGCCACCGATCCGAGATAGGTAAAGAAGCGCATGTAGGATTTTTTGGCACCTCGGTAATCTGCGATCCCAGATAGGACGGGGTAGAGCAGTACCGCGACCAAAAAGGAGAGAGAGATCGCATAGGAATAGAGTACAGAATTTTCGATTTGGAGACCGAAGAACTCGACAAGTGAACCTCCAAAAGCAGCTTCGGTGGCATTGGTGTAATAAATTGGAAAAATGGCCGTAGTGACGATGAGGTTGTACACTGAATTGGCCCAGTCATAAGAGCACCATGCGTTGATGGTTTTTTTGTCGTCTAGATTCATGACGCCAAGATATTTAATTTTGCTCGTAAAGGGGAGGAGTCAATTTTAAATTAGAATTAAAACTACTCGGATATGGATTTTCTTAATTTGTCAGTAATATTGAGCCCAAATTATATCAGCTAAAAATGAGCAGTCAAACACGATCTACTTTAAAACTAATCGCCATCGTCATCGTCCTATTGATGGTACTCATGCAACTCAATGTCGTCATTATCCCTTTCCTGGTTACGTACAAGTTTTGGATGATGGTAGGGGCATTTGTGATTCTACTGATTGCTTCTACCTGATTGCTTCTAGTTTTGGAGGAGGTAGTGTCGTTGGATGAAATCTACCAGCCATAATTGTACGCTGTCCTTTTGACTTGGAGTAGCTTGACGAAAGGCGTGGCCTGTCCCCTCTAGTTCATGAAATTCATACGGGATACCGAGTGTGTCTAGTCTTTCTTTCAAGGCGATAGATTGAGGGAAGGGGACGATCTTGTCGATGTTGCCGTGAATGATGAGCGTCGGTGGCGCTTGTGCCGTAATGTACTGCATCGGCGAGTAGGTTTGCATGAATTGGACCGCTTTGAGACTGTCACTCCTTGGATCAAAGCCAAACAGCTGACGCGTAATGTCCAGCTCTGAACGAATAGCCGTAGGGGCTTTTTCGAGCAAGGACTGGAGACTGTCGAGCATTTGTGATTGGTAGAGAAGCTCCAGGTCTGAGGGGCCGTATACGTCGATTACGTAGTTGATGTGTGGTATTTCTAGTTCCAACGAAAAATCTTGTGGTTGCCCATAGGCAGCCATCATTGCGATGTGTGCCCCAGCTGATTCTCCCATCAATCCCAAATTGTCCATGTCCAAACCATAGGTGTCTGCGTGCTCCTGTATCCATATCAGTGCCGAATAAGCGTCCAATACACAACCTGGAAAAGGTGAATGTGTACCATCAGCTAGTGTATAGTCAGGAGAGATGATTGTATAGCCTCGATTGCGCAGGGTGTTGATGGCTCCATGGTAGCGGTTGACATTCAGTGCTTCTTTGCGTCCCATGACCCATGCTCCTCCATGAAAATATACCACGACAGGTGACTCGTCATGTACGACAGTTGTAGGCAAATAGATGTCCAATTTGTGCGTGTCACTATATTGGATATGGTGTAGTACTTCGCCCTGTAAGATGGGCGCCTCGTTGGCAATGAAAAAATAAGCCAGCCATACTATCACCAATCCAGATGTGGTCAACGCCAGGATGACTATGGCCTTGAGTCGCTTTTTTAGTTTGTCGCTGAGAGGCATGATTGATAGAGCTTATGCATTGGAGAGGTTGTATAGCCACAGTGCTTCGATATCTGCTTTGATTGCAGGATCAGGCAATAGGCCTTTGTCTGGTGCCGTATCTATTTGATTTAGATTCATGGTATAGGGATCGACAGGCATGTCTATCGGTGTCCCATGTACTGCATGGCTTATGTGTCTAAATAGCTCCGCTGCGAAGTTTTCGATGACTCGAATATTGCTGGTTAATTTGTCGAGGAGTTCTGGAGTTTCATACTGTATTTCCAATCCATGGTGAAAATCACGCAAGCATGCCAAGTCAAAGGGGTCGACATAGCGATCGGCAATTGGATGAGTGTCGTGGGGCCTCCAAGCGATGAATAGGTCTTGGACTTTTTGATTGAGGATTCCTACTTGTCTACCGAGACTATCAGGGTTGGCAAACAGTGTTTTGAGTACGCGCAAGTTGGTGTAGCCCTTGTTGGTGAAAAGTAGGGTAAAAAAGGACCAATAGACTGCCCAATCCCAAAATATCTTGGCAACCATGATCTGGGTGTTGCCCATGAGCTGATACTTGTCCAGATAGGTTGGTATCCAATGTTCGAAGATGCCGAAGTGTGTTTTTTCATAGACATCCGCATGGATGAATATTGGCTCACCTGCTAAGTCACGTGTGATCAGGTCGGTGATCCAACTGTTGTTCATAGAAATGAAATCTGTACCAGGAGAGTATAGCGGGTCCAAGAATACGCCCGAGTCTCCAGTGACAGCCCATCGATCTTCGGAGTAGAGTTTGCCGCTGTGGTGGGAGTAGTGTTTGAGAAACAAGAAGTCAAGTACGTCGTCCTTGCGTGGGCCAATCTTTTCGAAGGCTTGGGGTTCATTTTTGCGTATCCATTCGAAGGCCTTGTCCTTGGTGTTGTATTCTGTAAAGTCGTGGAAGCGAGGGTCTGCTACGATCCCAACACTGGTGTTGCCTGAAGAGAGTGGGATGAACCATAGCCAGTAGCCAGTATCCATCAGGTGTACCGTACCGAGTCGTCTTAGTCCAGGTTTTAGCGTGGCGGACCATGCAGAGTCAGCGGCCCATTCCTGTACATCGATTTCGCCTTTGATGCGAAACCATGCGGCATTGATGTTGTGATCGACAGGTTTTTGAAATCCCATCTGTCGTTTGAGGATAGCACCTCGGCCGGTACAGTCGACGGTCCATTTGGCTTGGACGGTATGTTCTTGCCCAGCGATCGTATAGGTGACCGTATGCAATGGGGTGCCAAATTCTACCGATTTGACACGGCACCCGAGTTGCAATTCATTGCCAGCTGCTTTTGAGCGTTGGATGAGTTCGTTTTCGAAACTGCCTCGGTCTAGTTGGTGACTGGGGACGGGGAGACGTTCTCTCGGTCCGAGCTCTACTCTTCTGGAGAGGTTGTCTTTGTGCTGGGGCGAAAAGAAAAATCGCAGGCCGTGCTTGGGGAGCTGTTTTGCGTCAAGATAGTCCTTGAGATTGAGCACTTCTCGCAGGTAGTAGGTACCTAGTTCGACGGTGGATTCACCGACTTTGTGTG
The DNA window shown above is from Reichenbachiella sp. 5M10 and carries:
- a CDS encoding NAD(P)/FAD-dependent oxidoreductase produces the protein MTNDQYDVILMGGGLAGLTLSLQLKQENPNISILILEQRKNEAPNAAHKVGESTVELGTYYLREVLNLKDYLDAKQLPKHGLRFFFSPQHKDNLSRRVELGPRERLPVPSHQLDRGSFENELIQRSKAAGNELQLGCRVKSVEFGTPLHTVTYTIAGQEHTVQAKWTVDCTGRGAILKRQMGFQKPVDHNINAAWFRIKGEIDVQEWAADSAWSATLKPGLRRLGTVHLMDTGYWLWFIPLSSGNTSVGIVADPRFHDFTEYNTKDKAFEWIRKNEPQAFEKIGPRKDDVLDFLFLKHYSHHSGKLYSEDRWAVTGDSGVFLDPLYSPGTDFISMNNSWITDLITRDLAGEPIFIHADVYEKTHFGIFEHWIPTYLDKYQLMGNTQIMVAKIFWDWAVYWSFFTLLFTNKGYTNLRVLKTLFANPDSLGRQVGILNQKVQDLFIAWRPHDTHPIADRYVDPFDLACLRDFHHGLEIQYETPELLDKLTSNIRVIENFAAELFRHISHAVHGTPIDMPVDPYTMNLNQIDTAPDKGLLPDPAIKADIEALWLYNLSNA